CCGAGCAGAAACGGCAAGCCCAGTGGACAAACGAAGAAATCTCTTATGCCAAAGCGAAAGGCGATGATGCGAAATGAATGCCACCCTGCTGCAGAGCCCGGCCCCTAAACCGTTCAGCAAGGAACTGGATCCCGCACTTTGCTATGAATCCCGTGGACACCGCGAAGCGTCTGCCCGTCTGGATCTGATGATTCAGCATCGGACGCTGGGCGTTCTCACCGGTGAAGTGGGCGGCGGCAAGTCGACCTTAATCCGGCGGCTGTTCGCCTCCCTTGATCCCATGGCCTATCTGCCGATCTACCTGTGCTATGCGTCACTCAAGCCACGAGAATTCTATGGAGGCCTGCTGGAGGCGGTCGGCGTAGAACCGGTCTACACCGTCTCCAAGGCGCGTAAACTCTGGCAGGAAGTCGTCCGCAGCCGTTCCGCACCTGGTGAGCGTACCATGGTCGTCGTCATCGATGAGGCGCACGAGATGAGCGAAGCGATGCTGCTTGAATTACGCTTCGCGCTCAATTACAACATCGATTCCGCCTCGTTCTTTCCCTTGATTCTCGTCGGCCAGCCGGAGCTTCGCAAGCTGCTCCGGCTGAAGAAGTACGAAGCCACCGTCCAGCGCATTGGCATGCAGTACCACTTGAGCGGCATGAGTAAGGAGGAAACGAGCGCCTATATTCGGCACCACATGACCGTAAGCCGGACGGAGAAGCCCGTGTTTGCCGAAAGCGCGCTCAGCCGCATCTTTGCTGCCAGCCAGGGGCTTCCACGCGTGGTGAACCAGATCTGCATGCAGATTCTGCTCGACGCCGCCGCCCGGAATCTGGAGGTCATTGAAGAAGCCGACGTCGTTCGTGTGCTTGCCGATATGGACCGGCAGCGCGGCGTTACGAGTTGATTTTACGTTGTCCCCACAACTCACATCGATTGGCACATGCCGCTTCTATTCACAACGAGCAGCGTGTGCCTTTCGTTTTGAGCGGCGTTACATTTCTCATCGATTTGGCAGGTTGGCGTTCCCCTTCTCCCGTCATTGTCGGTGAGATTCACGCCGTCATTTTATGTGAGCGGCAACATTTTGATTCGAATGCCGGGCCAAAGCTAAAGAGATCAGCAGATTTGGACTTGGTGCAGACGAATATCAAAAATTTGCTAATAATTTTGGTATCGGTTCCGCATGTTTAAATACGATTCGAAAAAGGATGGCGCAGGATTACTATCGATATACTTGAAACAGCAACTCCAATCCTGGTTGGCAGGAATACGTTTGCTGAACCAGAAATAAGAAAAACGCCTTACGGCGTCCTTATAGTTCGCATCGATATTCAAATGTGATTTTAACTGGGTGTCGGGTCTTTCCCTCACCCAGTTTATTTTCTTAAATCGATTATTTTGTACTCGTGGCTGCGAAACGACGGAGCCGAAATCCGAAATATTACAAATGTTCTTCACTACGGAACCGCTGAGGTTCAAAGAAGTGCATAACTCATGTTCTTAATAAGCTAGCCCTTGATAGATCGGAAACTTCTCCGTTAATTCTTTCACTTTCTCCCTGGCTTTTTCGCGAACCGATTCGTCTTGCGGACTTTTCAACACATCGGCGATCACTTTGCCGATTATCCGCATCGCGTCCGTATCCATGCCCCTTGCCGTTACGGCCGGCGTGCCGATCCGAATGCCGCTCGTAATAAACGGGCTGGTCGGATCAAACGGAATCGCATTTTTATTGACGGTGATTTTTACGTCATCAAGCAAACGCTCGGCGTCTTTTCCGGTAATATGCAAATTGCGCAAATCAACCAGCATCAAGTGGTTGTCCGTGCCGCCGGAAACGAGCTGAAGCCCTTCCGCGAGCAGCGTTTCCGCCAACACTTGCGCATTTTTCACTACGTGTTCGGCATATTGTTTGAATGCCGGCTGCAGCGCTTCGCCCAAAGCCACCGCTTTGGCCGCAATAATATGCATTAGCGGTCCGCCCTGCGTGCCCGGGAATACGGCTTTGTCGATCGCCTGCGCCCATGCTTTGCGGCACAAAATCATGCCGCCGCGCGGTCCGCGCAATGTTTTGTGCGTCGTTGTCGTGACAAAATGGGAATGCGGCACCGGATTTGGGTGCAAATCGGCGGCCACAAGGCCGGCGATATGCGCCATATCCACCATCAGCAAGGCGCCGACGTCGTACGCGATCGATCCGAGCGCGGCAAAATCGATGATCCGGGGATAGGCGCTTGCGCCCGCGACAATCAGACGGGGACGATGCTTAAACGCCAATTTGCGCACTTCATCGTAATCGATCCGGAACGAATCTTCGCGCACGCCGTACGGAACAAAGTTGTACAGCAACCCGGACGCGTTGACCGGACTGCCGTGCGTCAAATGGCCGCCATGCGCCAAATTCATTCCAAGCACCGTGTCGCCAGGCTGCAACGCCGCCAAATAAACGGCCATATTGGCCTGTGCGCCGGAATGCGGCTGAACGTTGGCGTGATCGGCGCCAAACAATTGTTTGGCCCGGTCTCTGGCGATCGTTTCAACGATATCGACGTATTCGCAGCCGCCATAATACCGTTTGCCCGGATACCCCTCCGCGTATTTGTTGGTCAGCACCG
The DNA window shown above is from Bacilli bacterium and carries:
- a CDS encoding AAA family ATPase; this translates as MNATLLQSPAPKPFSKELDPALCYESRGHREASARLDLMIQHRTLGVLTGEVGGGKSTLIRRLFASLDPMAYLPIYLCYASLKPREFYGGLLEAVGVEPVYTVSKARKLWQEVVRSRSAPGERTMVVVIDEAHEMSEAMLLELRFALNYNIDSASFFPLILVGQPELRKLLRLKKYEATVQRIGMQYHLSGMSKEETSAYIRHHMTVSRTEKPVFAESALSRIFAASQGLPRVVNQICMQILLDAAARNLEVIEEADVVRVLADMDRQRGVTS
- the glyA gene encoding serine hydroxymethyltransferase; this translates as MEHLRKSDPAVVQAMGQELNRQRENIELIASENIVSQAVLEAMGTVLTNKYAEGYPGKRYYGGCEYVDIVETIARDRAKQLFGADHANVQPHSGAQANMAVYLAALQPGDTVLGMNLAHGGHLTHGSPVNASGLLYNFVPYGVREDSFRIDYDEVRKLAFKHRPRLIVAGASAYPRIIDFAALGSIAYDVGALLMVDMAHIAGLVAADLHPNPVPHSHFVTTTTHKTLRGPRGGMILCRKAWAQAIDKAVFPGTQGGPLMHIIAAKAVALGEALQPAFKQYAEHVVKNAQVLAETLLAEGLQLVSGGTDNHLMLVDLRNLHITGKDAERLLDDVKITVNKNAIPFDPTSPFITSGIRIGTPAVTARGMDTDAMRIIGKVIADVLKSPQDESVREKAREKVKELTEKFPIYQGLAY